From a region of the Flavobacterium sediminilitoris genome:
- a CDS encoding hydroxymethylglutaryl-CoA reductase, degradative, translating into MTQNIKGFSKLSKEEKINWIVETYFSNPEESKKLVKQYWNTSENLQKLHDEFIENTITNFYLPYGVAPNFIINGKHYTVPMAIEESSVVAAASKAAKFWGERGGFKATVINTEKIGQVHFLFKGSVEKLQDFFTEIKPKFFLYTESFTKNMQKRGGGILDIQLIDKTSELENYYQLHATFNTKDSMGANFINTCLEQFAKTLENEAQNFVSFNEDEKNIQVIMSILSNYVPNCLVRAEVSCLVENMSEDELIDSKEFAEKFVNAVKIAEIEPYRAVTHNKGIMNGIDAVVLATGNDFRAIEAGVHAYASKTGQYRSLSHAEIENGIFRFWIDIPLALGTVGGLTSLHPLVKFSLEMLGNPSAEELMKIVAVTGLAQNFAAVRSLTTTGIQQGHMKMHINNILNQHQATKEEKTQVLDYFKNTAISHSLVVDYLDNLRK; encoded by the coding sequence ATGACTCAAAATATAAAAGGGTTTTCAAAACTATCAAAAGAAGAGAAAATAAATTGGATAGTAGAAACCTATTTCTCAAATCCAGAAGAATCTAAAAAACTCGTAAAACAATATTGGAATACAAGTGAAAACTTGCAAAAACTACACGATGAATTTATAGAAAACACCATAACAAATTTTTATTTGCCTTATGGAGTAGCTCCAAACTTCATTATTAATGGGAAACATTATACAGTTCCTATGGCTATTGAAGAAAGTTCAGTTGTGGCAGCCGCATCAAAAGCAGCTAAATTCTGGGGAGAAAGAGGCGGTTTTAAAGCTACAGTTATAAATACAGAAAAAATAGGTCAAGTGCACTTCTTATTTAAAGGAAGTGTAGAAAAATTACAAGATTTCTTTACTGAAATAAAACCAAAATTCTTTTTATATACTGAAAGTTTTACTAAGAATATGCAAAAACGAGGAGGTGGAATTTTGGATATTCAATTAATTGATAAAACATCAGAACTAGAGAATTATTATCAATTACATGCTACATTCAATACAAAAGATAGTATGGGAGCAAATTTCATCAATACCTGTCTTGAGCAATTTGCAAAAACATTAGAAAACGAAGCGCAAAACTTCGTTAGCTTCAATGAAGACGAAAAAAATATTCAAGTAATAATGAGTATTCTAAGTAACTATGTTCCTAATTGTCTTGTAAGAGCAGAAGTATCTTGTTTAGTAGAAAACATGAGTGAAGACGAGTTGATAGACTCTAAAGAATTTGCAGAGAAGTTTGTAAATGCTGTTAAAATAGCAGAAATAGAACCTTATAGAGCAGTGACACATAATAAAGGAATTATGAACGGAATCGATGCAGTGGTTCTTGCTACAGGTAACGATTTTAGAGCTATTGAAGCAGGAGTTCATGCTTATGCAAGTAAAACAGGACAATATAGAAGCTTATCTCATGCAGAAATAGAAAATGGAATTTTTAGATTTTGGATAGATATCCCATTAGCACTAGGAACTGTTGGAGGATTAACATCATTGCATCCATTAGTGAAATTTTCACTAGAAATGTTAGGAAATCCTAGTGCTGAAGAATTAATGAAGATTGTAGCAGTTACAGGATTGGCTCAAAATTTTGCAGCAGTTCGTTCCTTAACTACAACAGGAATTCAACAAGGACACATGAAAATGCATATCAATAACATTTTAAATCAACATCAAGCAACAAAAGAAGAAAAAACACAAGTGTTAGATTATTTTAAAAACACAGCTATTTCTCATAGCTTAGTGGTGGATTATTTAGATAATCTAAGAAAATAA
- a CDS encoding GYDIA family GHMP kinase — protein MQEQIFYSNGKLLLTGEYVVLDGAQALAVPTKFGQNLIINQGKNKQINWKSYDSDKSIWFEDVLSFKEITNKQTQETNSKIKNTLLEILYQAYVQNPTFIEKSSGYEIKTHLTFPRLWGLGTSSTLINNIAHWLQIDAFQLIKESFGGSGYDVACAQNNKPIIYAIEANKPKYEIVDFNPLFKENIHFVYLNQKQSSKSAISNYITKQHKVDKVISKINNITQEALKVTEGRDFALLMEKHQAIMSDVLETETVKEMLFPDFKGVVKSLGAWGGDFVMVLSKDNPKDYFIQKGYTTILTYEEMVL, from the coding sequence ATGCAAGAACAAATTTTTTATAGTAATGGAAAGCTGTTATTAACAGGAGAATATGTCGTTTTAGATGGAGCTCAAGCATTAGCAGTACCAACAAAATTTGGACAAAATCTAATTATTAATCAAGGAAAAAATAAGCAAATTAATTGGAAAAGCTATGATTCAGACAAGAGTATATGGTTTGAAGATGTTTTAAGTTTTAAAGAAATAACAAACAAACAAACTCAAGAAACCAATTCAAAAATAAAAAATACATTATTAGAAATTTTATATCAAGCTTATGTCCAAAATCCTACTTTTATTGAAAAATCAAGTGGATACGAAATAAAAACGCATCTCACTTTTCCAAGGCTTTGGGGATTAGGAACGTCATCAACGTTAATTAATAACATAGCGCATTGGTTACAAATAGATGCTTTTCAATTAATAAAGGAAAGCTTTGGAGGTAGTGGATATGATGTTGCTTGTGCACAAAATAATAAGCCTATTATTTATGCTATAGAAGCAAATAAACCAAAATATGAAATTGTAGATTTCAATCCTTTATTTAAAGAAAATATACATTTTGTTTATCTGAATCAGAAACAAAGTAGTAAATCAGCAATATCAAACTATATTACGAAACAACATAAAGTAGATAAAGTAATTTCTAAAATAAATAATATTACACAAGAAGCCTTAAAAGTAACAGAAGGAAGAGATTTTGCGTTACTAATGGAGAAACATCAAGCAATAATGAGTGATGTTTTAGAAACAGAAACAGTAAAAGAAATGCTGTTTCCAGATTTTAAAGGAGTTGTGAAAAGTTTAGGTGCTTGGGGAGGCGATTTTGTAATGGTGTTGTCTAAAGACAACCCTAAAGATTACTTTATTCAAAAAGGATATACTACTATTTTAACTTATGAAGAAATGGTGTTGTAA
- a CDS encoding helix-turn-helix domain-containing protein has product MTNIQIPSGLLDSNVEFFSHNGEPMATHEGKVKSLFELPSNILKAIQKDLDANYSVSIALELAGFKTSSEKLKKYTVCRFGNYDNDPDYKDGQLKTVEYFNCGHRGTCPMEGIVCDHLWVNERVISPFEISMIQQLATEKTIPVIAEELKVSINTLESRKKVLFDKLGVFSRARMVSRSYELRILNPSYVHCR; this is encoded by the coding sequence ATGACAAATATACAAATACCATCAGGACTTTTAGACAGTAATGTCGAATTTTTTTCTCACAATGGTGAGCCAATGGCAACTCATGAAGGGAAAGTCAAATCACTTTTTGAACTGCCAAGTAATATACTTAAAGCTATTCAAAAGGATTTAGACGCTAATTATTCAGTTTCTATCGCCTTAGAATTGGCTGGATTTAAAACTTCATCTGAAAAATTAAAAAAATATACTGTATGTCGATTTGGTAATTATGATAATGATCCAGATTATAAAGATGGACAATTAAAAACTGTTGAATACTTTAATTGTGGCCATAGAGGCACTTGTCCTATGGAAGGGATAGTTTGTGATCACCTATGGGTTAATGAACGTGTTATTTCTCCTTTTGAAATTAGCATGATTCAGCAATTAGCTACAGAAAAGACTATTCCAGTAATTGCTGAAGAATTGAAAGTATCTATTAACACGCTCGAATCTCGTAAGAAAGTGTTATTTGATAAACTAGGAGTTTTTTCAAGAGCTCGTATGGTATCAAGATCTTATGAATTAAGAATATTAAATCCAAGCTATGTTCATTGTAGATAA
- a CDS encoding PAS domain S-box protein yields MIKLYHLILFSFFLLSCPIQSQQYNFEIINQEKGFPSSSVNKIFKSSDGLFWYGTEGAGLIRYDGNQFVNYNKFKGLENFFITDIIESDDKNLILTTKFRGLLVFNGKKIIKGIKYPSYNGRLDVFKKIIKTDTKIYGITTNRIYEIDENLRIHPIIDIVDKKISSINTVTQLDENNLLVATNNGLYQFSDSKFFILDFKDNDVCISGNKNTFYYLGDNKGNVFIIQFDKGKYRYKHKITTVKKADNSNFYINNIYKTNSGDIWVSGKNLGGIGIVYGKDSYLIIDEEKGFPQSEVNTIFEDNGCLFLGSNYLGVIQFSDQTFVKYNHHSGLSSKSIFAITEKGNDLFVYSRENGLNIFTEENTSTLKHKKKIEFNERVSVLKKTKNDVILIGAENGLYKYHDNKVVSLIPKINVLAITQDNQDRFWIATNGDGLLIVDSKFNLVAKLFKNSKGSVCYNSIQIGDNSWLVSTSLGLCEVSYDKKHFKVKKKIIHDLLFLVTKDKYNTIWFSGTNKVYSYNNGVVKSFGTNDGLSSTLIYTLTAIEDNVLIGSNLGLERIIADKNGNILNIENLSSSNMFDGIETNTKSDFIDKNGNVYLGTVKGLYKYYFKNRKSKRATPIFITNLLVNNKDYVAEENKYFNVPRENISFTHKENTLSFQIGQINNSLAENNYYSYRLKGLNKIWTKPTKSKEINYHNLQPGNYTFYVKEVDALGNDLGNKTSYTFNITPPFYTSWWFVFLLCSLTIIAFNYLIKDSSKYNKDFVKNISENEMQFDLKSYFLYFGIIIIFTQIAYYIFETYDEKELIVKTILGFISLFIYFLSSIKIVKGNLDKIFTFFFIAITVIVFNNLIYSEISFVNFSEFLLLVFFSYNVFKKFRNYIIYILIVLATLLCFFIIETENKGVYIQLISATFIIVIINFSRRINFLNTYDKLVFTNDIINQSNFITIACDKFGNVVFCSDSIIKVLGYQIEEVMGKGFWSLTKDSDFEDVDYNIKYIPNSVYTRKLRAKSGDYKYIQWSDFKYSSNLFIATGLDVTQKIIAEKEYQTLIENAPDIIYDANKEGIITLINDASKRVLGYDQSEIVGRHFAEFLSPKEKKKVQEFYRQKLDNQTDFDSYVIPIRNKDKELLWFSQKVRIKYDLENKVSGFSCVLRDITKTRKLEDRIIYKNNILTQLSRYTNKLIQKESIDDIFDESLGSLTKAINADRICFYKYEQINNVVNQKFEWFVKGNVLNLNNPDFQNFQADEYADMFNTLLENKSFKIITSKLENTLLKERLRKRGIQSVLLVPVFHVDGLIGYLGLDNFHIDRNWDDEEITILETLANNIATTIIRINNEKALQESEEKFKLLANNIPGAVYLVKFDKNRSKVYLNKEIEKLTGYSMADFFEGDVKLLDLYHPEDREKAIKEIDVAVKNQKAFLVTSRLIKKDGTIIWVEEHGEAILIDNKIEYLEGVLIDVTERKKAEEAILAKELAETSNKAKSEFLANMSHEIRTPLNGIIGFSKLLLNTNITEIQSQYLQTVNQSAESLLDVVNDVLDLSKIEAGKLTLDESKTNLYNIINQSVDMVKFTAHQKNIEIIVNVEENIQCVIWTDEVRLKQILQNLLSNAVKFTLKGQIELNVTAQKTENDTSIINFQVKDTGIGIKPENKDKILEAFSQEDSSTTRNFGGTGLGLSITNSLLKLMNSQLQIESDIKKGSTFNFEVELKTELCENHTILYNNRFKNALVVEDNRLVCDVIKRMFKSLDIPCKTISTKSNAVEIIREGKEYDLILVDYEFLSRKTILEIIDIVNLRKKTHLLIMQNSTSDFIASKNFNNIQNIIKPLKIHVLQNYLNKINNPIRRNVKEKLINKESLINKISILVVEDNKVNMLLTKTLINRNFSNIIIHEANNGLEAIEIFKNTSPEIILMDIQMPVMNGYETTEEIRKINSEVIIIALTAGVITGEKEKCLDIGMNDFILKPIDKELFENTLIKWINTLQKISI; encoded by the coding sequence ATGATTAAACTTTACCATTTAATTTTATTTTCATTTTTTTTGCTTTCTTGCCCTATACAAAGTCAGCAATATAATTTTGAAATAATTAATCAAGAGAAAGGATTTCCTTCTTCTTCTGTCAACAAAATATTTAAGAGTAGTGATGGGCTTTTTTGGTATGGAACCGAAGGAGCAGGATTAATACGTTATGATGGTAACCAATTTGTAAATTATAATAAATTTAAAGGCTTAGAAAATTTTTTCATTACAGATATAATTGAAAGTGATGACAAGAATTTAATACTTACCACAAAGTTTAGAGGGTTGTTGGTTTTTAATGGAAAAAAAATTATAAAAGGAATCAAATATCCTAGTTATAATGGTAGGTTAGATGTATTTAAAAAAATTATAAAAACAGATACTAAAATATATGGTATTACAACTAATCGTATTTATGAAATTGATGAAAATCTAAGAATTCATCCAATAATCGATATTGTTGATAAAAAAATATCTAGTATAAATACAGTAACACAATTAGACGAGAATAATCTTCTTGTTGCTACTAATAATGGACTCTATCAATTTTCAGACAGTAAATTTTTTATTTTAGATTTTAAAGATAACGATGTTTGTATTTCAGGAAATAAAAATACATTTTATTATTTAGGAGATAATAAAGGAAATGTTTTTATAATTCAATTTGATAAGGGGAAATATAGATATAAACATAAGATTACAACAGTTAAGAAAGCAGATAATTCTAATTTTTATATTAATAATATTTATAAGACTAATTCTGGTGATATATGGGTATCAGGTAAAAACCTAGGAGGAATAGGGATTGTCTATGGAAAAGATAGTTATTTAATTATTGATGAAGAAAAGGGGTTTCCACAATCTGAAGTAAATACCATTTTTGAAGATAATGGGTGTTTGTTTTTAGGATCAAATTATTTAGGCGTAATTCAGTTTAGTGATCAGACATTTGTAAAATACAACCATCATTCTGGATTAAGTTCAAAGTCAATATTTGCAATTACGGAAAAGGGAAATGATTTATTTGTTTATAGCAGAGAAAATGGATTAAATATATTTACAGAAGAAAACACCTCTACATTAAAACATAAGAAGAAAATAGAATTTAATGAAAGGGTAAGTGTTTTAAAAAAGACTAAAAATGATGTAATCCTTATAGGGGCTGAAAACGGATTATATAAATATCATGACAATAAAGTTGTATCGCTTATTCCAAAAATTAATGTATTAGCAATTACTCAAGATAATCAAGATCGATTTTGGATTGCAACAAATGGAGATGGATTATTAATTGTTGATTCAAAATTTAATCTAGTTGCAAAATTATTTAAAAATTCAAAAGGAAGTGTTTGTTATAATTCAATTCAAATTGGAGACAATTCATGGCTGGTTTCTACATCATTAGGTCTTTGCGAAGTAAGTTATGATAAAAAACATTTTAAAGTTAAAAAAAAAATTATACATGATTTATTGTTTTTAGTAACAAAAGACAAATACAATACAATATGGTTTAGTGGTACAAATAAAGTTTATTCATATAATAATGGCGTTGTAAAATCATTTGGAACAAATGACGGATTATCATCTACATTAATATATACTTTAACAGCAATTGAAGATAATGTATTGATTGGTTCTAATTTAGGATTAGAAAGAATTATTGCGGATAAAAACGGGAACATTCTTAATATAGAAAATTTGAGTTCAAGCAATATGTTTGATGGTATCGAAACGAATACAAAATCAGATTTTATAGATAAAAATGGGAATGTCTATTTAGGAACAGTAAAAGGGCTTTATAAGTATTATTTTAAAAACAGAAAATCTAAAAGAGCAACACCAATTTTTATCACAAATTTATTAGTTAATAATAAAGATTACGTTGCTGAAGAAAATAAATACTTTAACGTTCCTAGAGAGAATATTAGTTTTACTCATAAAGAAAACACACTTTCTTTTCAAATAGGACAAATAAATAACTCTTTAGCAGAGAATAATTATTATTCGTATAGGCTAAAGGGATTAAATAAAATATGGACAAAACCAACAAAAAGCAAAGAAATTAACTATCATAATCTTCAACCAGGGAACTATACTTTTTATGTAAAAGAAGTTGATGCTCTAGGAAATGATTTAGGAAATAAAACATCTTACACTTTTAATATTACACCACCTTTTTATACTTCTTGGTGGTTTGTTTTTCTTTTATGCTCATTAACAATAATTGCTTTTAATTATTTGATAAAAGATTCATCAAAATACAATAAAGATTTTGTTAAGAATATTTCTGAAAACGAGATGCAGTTCGACTTAAAAAGTTATTTTTTATATTTTGGAATTATTATAATTTTCACTCAAATTGCATATTATATATTTGAAACATATGATGAAAAAGAATTAATTGTTAAAACAATTTTAGGGTTCATATCGTTGTTTATTTACTTTCTTTCATCAATAAAAATAGTTAAAGGAAATCTAGATAAAATATTCACTTTCTTTTTTATAGCAATAACAGTTATTGTATTTAATAATCTAATTTATTCAGAAATCTCATTTGTCAACTTTTCAGAGTTTCTGTTGTTAGTGTTCTTTTCATACAATGTCTTTAAAAAATTCAGGAACTATATTATTTACATTCTTATTGTTTTGGCAACTCTATTGTGTTTTTTTATTATTGAAACAGAAAATAAAGGAGTTTACATTCAACTAATAAGTGCTACATTCATAATTGTAATAATTAATTTTTCTAGACGAATTAATTTTTTAAATACGTATGATAAATTAGTTTTTACAAACGATATTATTAATCAATCAAACTTTATTACCATAGCTTGTGATAAGTTTGGGAATGTTGTTTTTTGTAGTGATTCAATTATTAAGGTATTAGGTTATCAAATTGAAGAAGTAATGGGAAAAGGCTTCTGGAGTCTAACAAAGGATAGTGATTTTGAAGATGTCGACTATAATATAAAATATATTCCTAATTCTGTTTATACAAGAAAACTTAGAGCAAAATCAGGAGATTATAAATATATTCAATGGAGCGATTTTAAGTATTCTAGTAATTTATTTATTGCCACAGGACTCGATGTTACTCAGAAAATTATAGCAGAAAAAGAATACCAAACATTAATTGAAAATGCACCTGATATAATATATGATGCCAATAAAGAAGGAATTATTACGCTGATTAATGATGCTTCAAAAAGAGTTTTAGGCTATGATCAAAGTGAAATTGTAGGAAGGCATTTTGCAGAATTTTTATCTCCAAAGGAAAAAAAGAAAGTACAAGAGTTCTATAGACAAAAATTAGACAATCAAACAGATTTTGATTCTTATGTAATTCCTATAAGAAATAAAGACAAAGAGCTTTTATGGTTTTCGCAAAAAGTGAGAATTAAATATGATTTAGAAAACAAAGTATCTGGTTTTTCATGTGTTTTAAGAGATATTACAAAAACAAGAAAATTAGAAGATAGAATTATTTATAAAAACAATATTCTAACACAATTATCGCGATATACGAATAAATTAATTCAAAAAGAAAGTATAGATGATATTTTTGATGAATCATTAGGAAGTTTAACAAAAGCTATAAATGCAGATAGAATATGCTTCTACAAATATGAGCAAATAAATAATGTAGTGAATCAAAAATTTGAATGGTTTGTAAAAGGTAATGTTTTAAATTTAAACAATCCCGATTTTCAAAATTTTCAGGCAGATGAGTATGCAGATATGTTTAATACATTATTGGAAAACAAATCATTTAAAATTATTACAAGTAAATTAGAGAATACACTTTTGAAAGAAAGATTAAGAAAAAGAGGTATTCAATCAGTTCTATTAGTTCCTGTGTTTCATGTTGATGGGTTAATAGGTTATTTAGGTCTTGATAATTTTCATATAGATAGAAACTGGGATGATGAGGAAATCACAATTTTGGAAACATTGGCAAATAATATTGCAACAACGATAATAAGAATTAATAACGAAAAAGCGCTACAAGAAAGCGAAGAAAAATTTAAACTATTAGCGAATAATATCCCAGGAGCAGTTTATTTAGTAAAATTTGACAAAAACCGATCTAAAGTATATTTAAACAAAGAAATTGAAAAATTAACAGGCTACTCAATGGCTGATTTTTTTGAAGGAGATGTTAAACTTTTAGACTTATATCATCCAGAAGATAGAGAAAAGGCTATAAAAGAAATTGATGTCGCAGTAAAAAACCAAAAAGCCTTTTTAGTAACATCAAGATTAATTAAAAAAGATGGTACAATAATATGGGTTGAAGAACACGGAGAAGCCATTCTAATAGATAATAAAATTGAATATCTAGAAGGAGTATTAATAGATGTTACAGAACGGAAAAAAGCAGAAGAAGCCATTTTAGCCAAAGAGTTGGCAGAAACTTCAAATAAAGCAAAATCAGAATTCTTGGCAAATATGAGTCATGAAATACGAACCCCTTTAAACGGAATAATAGGGTTTAGTAAATTATTGCTTAATACAAATATAACAGAAATACAAAGTCAATATTTGCAAACAGTAAATCAATCTGCCGAATCATTATTAGATGTTGTTAATGATGTGTTAGACTTGTCAAAAATAGAAGCAGGAAAACTAACATTAGATGAGAGTAAAACAAATCTGTATAATATAATTAATCAGTCTGTAGACATGGTTAAATTTACAGCACATCAAAAAAATATTGAAATAATTGTAAATGTAGAAGAGAATATTCAGTGCGTAATTTGGACAGATGAAGTTAGGTTAAAACAAATATTACAAAACTTATTAAGTAATGCTGTTAAGTTCACATTAAAAGGCCAAATAGAATTAAATGTAACAGCACAAAAAACAGAAAATGATACTTCAATTATCAATTTTCAGGTAAAAGACACAGGGATAGGAATAAAACCTGAAAATAAAGATAAAATATTAGAAGCGTTTTCTCAAGAAGATAGTTCTACAACAAGAAATTTTGGAGGAACAGGATTGGGTCTTTCAATCACAAATAGTTTGTTAAAATTAATGAATTCTCAACTACAAATAGAAAGCGATATTAAGAAAGGAAGTACTTTTAATTTTGAAGTAGAATTAAAAACAGAACTTTGTGAAAATCATACCATATTATACAACAATAGATTTAAAAATGCACTTGTTGTAGAAGATAATAGATTAGTATGCGATGTTATTAAGAGAATGTTCAAAAGTTTAGATATACCATGCAAAACAATATCCACAAAAAGTAATGCTGTAGAAATAATAAGAGAAGGAAAAGAATACGATTTAATCTTAGTTGATTATGAGTTTTTGTCAAGAAAAACCATTCTGGAAATTATAGATATTGTTAACCTTAGAAAGAAAACACATCTGTTGATAATGCAAAATTCAACATCAGACTTTATTGCAAGTAAAAACTTTAATAATATTCAAAATATAATAAAGCCATTAAAAATTCATGTTCTTCAAAATTATTTAAATAAAATAAATAACCCAATTAGAAGGAACGTTAAAGAAAAGCTAATAAACAAAGAATCATTAATAAACAAAATAAGCATCCTAGTTGTAGAAGACAACAAAGTTAATATGCTGCTTACAAAAACGTTAATCAACAGAAACTTTTCAAACATAATAATACACGAAGCAAACAACGGTTTAGAAGCAATAGAAATTTTTAAAAATACAAGTCCTGAAATTATCTTAATGGATATTCAAATGCCAGTGATGAATGGATATGAAACAACAGAAGAAATAAGAAAAATAAATTCTGAAGTAATTATTATTGCACTTACAGCCGGAGTCATAACAGGAGAAAAAGAAAAATGTTTAGATATAGGAATGAACGATTTTATACTAAAACCAATAGATAAAGAGCTTTTTGAAAACACATTAATAAAATGGATAAATACATTACAAAAAATATCCATTTAG